One segment of Gadus chalcogrammus isolate NIFS_2021 chromosome 8, NIFS_Gcha_1.0, whole genome shotgun sequence DNA contains the following:
- the amy2a gene encoding pancreatic alpha-amylase: MKLFILLALLGLGAAQHNPHTKHGRTAIVHLFEWRWADIAAECERFLAPNGYAGVQISPPNEHITLTSPWYPWWQRYQPTGYNLCSRSGNENELRDMITRCNNVGVNIYVDVVINHMCGAGGGEGTHSSCGGWFSASRKDFPSIPFTNMDFNDHKCRTGSGNIENYGDANQVRDCRLVGLLDLALEKDYVRGKVAGFMNKLVDMGVAGFRVDACKHMWPGDLQNTLGRLHNLNTKWFSGGSRPFIYQEVIDLGGEPITSREYFHLGRVTEFKYGAKLGTIFRKWNGEKLSHTKSWGEGWGFMPDGNALVFIDNHDNQRGHGAGGAAIATFWDPRIHKMAVAYMLAHPYGVARVMSSFRWDRNFVNGKDQNDWIGPPSHGNGATKPVPINPDQTCGDGWVCEHRWRQIKNMATFRNVVNGQPHANWWDNQSNQVAFGRGNRGFIVFNNDDWNLDVTLNTGMPGGTYCDVVSGNKDGGRCSGKQIQVGGDGRAHFKISNQDEDPFVAIHADSKL; the protein is encoded by the exons ATGAAGTTGTTCATCCTGTTAGCCCTCCTGGGGCTTGGTGCCGCTCAACACAACCCCCACACCAAGCACGGCAGGACGGCCATCGTCCACCTCTTCGAGTGGCGCTGGGCGGACATCGCTGCCGAGTGCGAGCGCTTCCTGGCCCCCAACGGCTATGCAGGAGTTCAG ATCTCCCCTCCTAATGAACACATCACACTGACCAGCCCGTGGTATCCCTGGTGGCAGAGGTACCAGCCCACCGGCTACAACCTGTGTTCCCGCTCGGGTAACGAGAACGAGCTCAGAGACATGATCACCAGATGCAACAACGTCGGG GTTAACATCTACGTGGACGTAGTGATCAACCACATGTGTGGTGCCGGTGGTGGAGAGGGCACCCACTCTTCGTGTGGGGGCTGGTTCAGTGCCAGCAGGAAGGACTTCCCCAGCATCCCCTTCACCAACATGGACTTCAACGACCACAAGTGCCGGACGGGCAGCGGCAACATCGAGAACTATGGGGACGCCAATCAG GTGCGTGACTGTCGTCTGGTGGGTCTGCTGGACCTGGCCTTGGAGAAGGATTACGTTCGGGGCAAGGTGGCCGGCTTCATGAACAAGCTGGTGGACATGGGCGTGGCGGGCTTCAGAGTGGACGCCTGCAAGCACATGTGGCCCGGAGACCTGCAGAACACCCTGGGCCGCCTGCATAACCTCAACACCAAGTGGTTCTCCGGAGGCTCCCGGCCCTTCATCTACCAGGAG GTTATTGATCTCGGTGGTGAGCCCATTACGTCCAGGGAGTACTTCCATCTTGGAAGAGTGACTGAGTTCAAATACGGTGCCAAGCTGGGAACAATCTTCCGCAAATGGAACGGGGAGAAGCTGTCTCACACTAA ATcctggggagagggatggggttTCATGCCCGATGGCAACGCCCTGGTCTTCATCGACAACCACGACAACCAGAGGGGCCATGGCGCCGGTGGGGCCGCCATCGCCACCTTCTGGGACCCCAGGATCCACAAGATGGCCGTGGCCTACATGCTCGCTCACCCCTACGGAGTTGCCAGGGTGATGTCCAGCTTCCGCTGGGACCGCAACTTTGTCAACGGAAAG GACCAGAATGACTGGATCGGTCCACCAAGCCACGGCAACGGAGCCACCAAGCCAGTTCCCATTAACCCTGACCAGACGTGTGGAGACGGCTGGGTGTGTGAGCACAGGTGGCGTCAGATCAA GAACATGGCAACCTTCCGTAATGTGGTCAATGGCCAGCCCCACGCCAACTGGTGGGACAACCAGAGCAACCAGGTCGCCTTCGGACGCGGTAACCGTGGTTTCATCGTCTTCAACAACGACGACTG GAATCTGGATGTGACTCTTAACACCGGCATGCCCGGCGGCACATACTGTGATGTCGTCTCTGGCAACAAAGATGGCGGGAGGTGCAGCGGCAAACAGATCCAGGTGGGCGGCGATGGCCGCGCCCACTTCAAGATCAGCAACCAAGATGAGGATCCTTTCGTTGCTATCCACGCCGATTCCAAGCTGTAG